ATACCACATAGAAGGTGGCCACCCTAgtgcaaagaaaacactcgcccTGCTGAGGAAGTGGTTCTTTGGTATGGAAGGAGACGGGACTCGACTCTGTGGGCTTTGGATTGTCCTAGGTGTGTAGTGTACAAAGCAGGCCGAGTACGAGCACCCTTGGTGCCCATAGAGACTTCATATCCATTTCAGATGGTGGGCATTGACTTTCTGTCATTGGGTCTTCCAGGTGATGCGTATCCTTATATTCTGGTAATGACTGGATTTGTTCTCGAAGTATGCCCTTGCAGTTCCTACCAGGGATCAAACCGCAGCCACCACTGCTAAGGCAGAATGGAAGAACTTGTTCCAGGTGTATGGGAGCCCAGACCACATCCTTTCAGACCGTGGAGCGGCCTTTGCTTTGGCCTATTTCAGCAGCTCATTCTCTTGTATGGATTCCGTCCTCCTCAGGCACTTCCGTCAGCAAGCCCACAGGATGCTGGCACCTCGATGGAGACCCACACCCTTTGTGGTAGTTTCCCAACTGCATCCGGACCGACCGGTATACCTGATCCTTCCAGAAGGTGAGGAAGGTCCTATTCATAATGCTTATAGGAATAACTTGCAAGTATGTCCTGTGTCTCTTTTACAGTTGCCAGCCAATGAACAGGAGGGTAGCAACAATCGTGGATACAGACCCCTGGTATTCTGGAGCACTCGGCCCCAACAAGGATCCAATGCACTTGTCGCAGACCCTCAATTAACCTCAGAACCACCTCAACTAGAAGGGATGGATACCAGTGGATAGTCTGACTCCCAGGTGAGCCCCAGTACAGCCCCACAGCTGCATGATGGTCCGATGGAGATAGAAGGTCCACCACCAGAAGCCCCTGCAGAAGAGTCCTTAGGGCCACTTTGCTCCCAGCTATCTACATGGGACACTCAACCATTGAGGTACCAAGCTGTGACATAGTAGGTACGACTTAGGTTAAAGTGTCGGGGTAGCTGTCAGATGGGGAAATGTAAAGTGGGTTAAGGGACAGTATGGCTCCTTTGTAATTTGTGTGCACGCTTTGTATAATGTGTGATCATCCCCAATTGTGTTTGAAGTGTTTGTTCATAAAGATATGGAGCATGTGTGATGTGTGTTTATAATgcacatgtgtgtttgttgacATTGCTCTGTCGGAAGCCTACTGTGGGTGTGGTATGTAATGGACTATTACAGGTGGTCCCCATTGAATGAATAGCTGCCATACCTCCTGATTACTATAATCATAAACTCACAGGACTAAAAAAGAGGACTGAAACTAACCATGGGCGCGCTGTCCGGATGCTGATCTCCCTTCCCTACACGGGTGCTCCATGGCTGGTAGACGACACGATCGATTGAAGACACGAGTGTACAACGCACGCAAGTATTCCTAGAAAGGGACATTCTGTATTCCTCCTCATAATCTATTGCCTGATGTTGATGCTCTAGCGCTCGTGTCGCTGTTTTGTTGAGGATTGTTCTGCTGATTCCTCTTAGGATGAGAGCTGCCAAGCCACGGTGGAGCTGGACCGCCTGATGAACAACTCGAGTGAGTGGGAGAGAAAAGCGTCATTTCCATCCAGGACAGGAAAGTAGTTTTTCTGCATTGGCCTACGAAAAAGCGTTACGCTCTGCTGTCgcttttgttttgtattgaTTGCTGCTATTTCTCTTGTTTGGGTCGGAGGAGTTACGCTGCCTTAGAGGAGACACTACTTCTGGGATTTCCAGCGCTGACGCGTCTGCACTTGGCCACGCCTACAGGGAACTCCTGAGCCTCGCGATGAATTGAGTTAAATGGACAGACTAAAGAACAAGTTTTTTGTGAATGGGTTCAGTGCAAGGAAAGCAAATCTGCACCATCTGACTGCCAAGAGGAACATCCGTCTGATTAGCGCATGGATTTGGCCTTCCAAaattcaaaagcttcccatacccacatgtagaggtgtacatacaaaagttttgtataattggtatcattttacaggaaccccctttgaaattacataaaatatcgttgaaagtgctaaacatggttgtatgtatCTGTTGTCAGTCCTCCAAAGGAACACCAGGCgcttttagatttttttctaaagtctgtatttaaaagtgtacaaCTCTGGTTCTGAGTGCTCCAGAAActtgcagacagttttgtttgattccagcaaatGTCAGCTTTTAGACCAAAAAGAGGAAATTTGTCTCTATCATGATGTTTACAAAAGTTATTCTATtccaactgaagggaggaataataTCTTTTTTACGCTTAAACACATTTGAAGTGTCCctataaccacatacagtggaataaatgcaatatctttatatcattttacagaaaaccctttgaagttacatataaagctgctgtttgtaacaaatattattatttatgttgtttttcatatgatgaaccacaaaaaaaatgtttgtgctTTGAAAGTGGATATCTGTGGTTCTGTGTGCTCAAACTGGAGTCTTTATCTTGTAGATGCTAAAGTTATTCTGAATCAACTGAAGGGTGCCAAATTTTTCGTTTTGAATATCATAACAGTACTTTGTTGTGTTTTGCACATACAATAAATAGCAAGGAAATATTTATGCAAACAACCAAATAAAACGTTGTATATGGGCTTGTTTTGTAGAGGAGGACCTTAGCTAAAAGATGATTTcgcatttgtggctatctgcgCTATCTGAGGCAGCTCAAGCTCAAGTTTCACGGAAGTTTACAAAAGATAATTTTATACCTCACTATTCATTAGAAGATTGTTAGATATGTgatgataatagaacaaaaataacgatGGAAACTTATTCTTGTGAATCACTTTTATAAAGGattttgtcatttctggctttccAGGATTTCAGTCTCAATATTATGGCATGAAACTGGGGAAACTCTTCGCTGaggtccataacataaaataccATCTGGATGCGTCGTTGCAGTTGCAGTGAAATTGACTAtgtaatgtttacttcttcataagcattttgaaaatgatttaaaatgttattaatggAATTTAACATTGTTAGAACAACGTATGATGTGGTGATGACTCTTGCAttgaagaaaaaagaaaacattaatgCAACCATGTATATGCAGATAGGAAAAATAACTTCATGGACATCCCAACCCTTAATGATATTacaacatttaattaaattaattcatTACATAAATGTATCTATTCATTCTTCTATAAAACAAAACTGTTAccaatttattattaaaatttaaaaaaagaaaagtacatttacaagTTTTACTGAATTACAGTCCGTTTGAAATCCCTTAACTTGATAAAcaactgtttttaaacacttttcgaattaaaatttttatttcagctgtgtttaaaacataaataatggGATTTAACATTGGCGGAGTCGCATATGCCAGAGATGCGCTGATGATTCTTGCATTGGGGGACAGATAAGTTGTTGATGCAATAagataaatgcaaataatgggAAGAAATAGTGAAGTTACCAACAGCAGGTGAGAAACACAGGTCTTCAAAGCTTTCAAACGTCCTTCCCAAGTTGTGATTTTACTTAAGGCAAGAAAAATGCCTAGATATGATAGCACGATAAGTATCAATGGTGCTATAAGGTATAAACCTGTGTTAAGTGTtgctataaaaaaattaatgctGTTGTCATTACATGCCAACCTATACACTGGTCCatgatcacaaaaaaaactttgtattACATTAGATTTACACAATGAAAGTCggcttataaaatacattgtCAGGGCCATCAGAAATGCATTAAATGCCCATATTACTGAACATCTCATAGACATGACAGTATTAGTCACAATGGTGTGATATCTGAGTGGAAGGCAAATTGCAACAAAACGATCATATGCCAGAACAACAAGTGTGAAACATTGCGTTGTACTGaagaagaaaacaaaaaacatgtttgCCAAACAAGCATTATAAGAGATGTACTGTGACTCAAAAAGAAACGTCCTCATCATGTTAGGAATCAAAGCATTAGTTTCACCAAAGTCAGCCAAAGCCAAATTAAACACACCAATGTACTTTGGGCTGTGCAGACTTCTGTCAAAGGCTATAATGAGAAGAACTGTACAGTTCCCAATTACAGCAATAATGTAAGtgcaaaataagaaaatataataATAGTGGCTGTATGGTACACCCGTAAGCCCAGCGATGAAAAAGTATTCAGGATGGACAattgagacattcacatggAATAAACTGGTATCATTGGCATTCATAGTAACTCTGAGTTAGATCTTCTGCCAGGGATGATAATAGAAATTACAAGAATACTCTCAAATGTACAGaaagaaatgcataaaaatgttatttcaCACAAAAAATTGTCAAATTCTAGAAACATACCTTGCTGATAATTAGTATAAAAACTGCATAATATTTGAAACACAGACCTCTACAGATAAACTAAACATAAATCTAAAGAAATCCTGAGTGACCAGTGACAGCTTGACAGTAAGCTTCTTTAAACGGCTCAGCTGTGAATAAAAGCTTTTATTCTCTCATAGCAAAGATCACTGGATATGTTTGTCACCGAATCCAAATATATATCCATTTATACGACCCTAGGGAGAGCATTCAGACAACACAATGATGTAATACTAAATGCTTTAATCAAGTTTGCATAAACAGTTTGTAGTTGACACAAGCAGATCACCTGTCAATGTTCTCATGTTGATTCAATTGCAGAAGATAACgctttaaacacttttaaataacacatttacTCAGATTAATTGGTTCAATGCTAAGCAAGCTGGGATTTTTTTCCCAGTAGCCTAGTCTCAATGTGTAGGCCTTCATTAAAACAGTAATGAATAATATGAATGGATGACTTATTTGATACCGTATGTGCTCTATTGAGCATGTTAGACTAATCAGTCTTCTGTTTCAATGGccgcgtttacatgcaccctaataatgcgattataatgggattttgtcaatactgcgattatactttacctcatgtaaacgcaataattcgataaaaataatgcgattaagcacATAATCGCAGTAACTATAGTCGCATTAAAAGAGGTGGCGTACGCCGTTTATAATCGCAGTatgcgtccatgtaaacgctttaatcgcatttataccgcactaattaagtgcacgtgtgttttagtcacgcaccttaagcacaaattcgttttaaacttgacattaggaagttttacattaattttgccaacacgactcgctgtcagcagtctgccTTCATTCAGAAACAGCTCAAAAAACACGACAGCAGTGTATAAAAGCTTTAAgggacattataacgataattataacgataaatctattagtgaccacatcataatgataacttcatgctaattcgctcaacgagcgcggcattacctaatattggatatttcttgaaataaaaacttttttgcaattgtttacatgtcactgaatgtatgctgttcttgttgcatttacacagcgggaaaccagcagatgtcctcaactcgcTGCGTTTGGCGTAACTAAACAATGAATGTACTAGGTTAATAgcttaccttttggcgtagtcatTGTGGTAGAAAAATTTCACAGCAACAACTGCATCAGctctggatacctgaggtaattttatgttataaccTCAGCAATAAATGAGCTTTCTACTG
This sequence is a window from Misgurnus anguillicaudatus chromosome 24, ASM2758022v2, whole genome shotgun sequence. Protein-coding genes within it:
- the LOC129438863 gene encoding olfactory receptor 1M1; protein product: MNANDTSLFHVNVSIVHPEYFFIAGLTGVPYSHYYYIFLFCTYIIAVIGNCTVLLIIAFDRSLHSPKYIGVFNLALADFGETNALIPNMMRTFLFESQYISYNACLANMFFVFFFSTTQCFTLVVLAYDRFVAICLPLRYHTIVTNTVMSMRCSVIWAFNAFLMALTMYFISRLSLCKSNVIQSFFCDHGPVYRLACNDNSINFFIATLNTGLYLIAPLILIVLSYLGIFLALSKITTWEGRLKALKTCVSHLLLVTSLFLPIICIYLIASTTYLSPNARIISASLAYATPPMLNPIIYVLNTAEIKILIRKVFKNSCLSS